Proteins encoded within one genomic window of Salipaludibacillus agaradhaerens:
- the brnQ gene encoding branched-chain amino acid transport system II carrier protein translates to MKKILPVKEVLALGFFMFALFLGAGNLIFPPHLGQQAGEAMWPSIGGFLVTGVGLPLLAIITISQVEGDLDVLANRVHRIFALIFPVVIYLTIGPFFGIPRTGTVAYEVGVVPFLSSANALTLFLSTLVFFGVTFWLALNPAKLVDRVGKVLTPILFTAIVILAIRGFTSPLGDVGRATGPYIDGAYFTGFIEGFLTMDAMGALVFGIVIISRIQEKGVINVPDVRSYTIKAGIIAGIALSFVYVTLAYIGATSVDVIGHMENGGAVLIAVTARLFGPFGTVLLAIIITGACLTTSVGLVSACGEFLSSRLKNVSYPVIIAVISLFSLTMANLGLTQLISFSLPILIAMYPVTIVLIALSLIHTVLPLSRPVYCGAIIGALLIGIYDGLATAGLKMGEIADIVGYLPLHAEGVGWIVPSIIGGLLGYLYNVLKQ, encoded by the coding sequence ATGAAGAAGATATTACCAGTAAAAGAAGTACTTGCTTTAGGTTTTTTTATGTTCGCTTTGTTTTTAGGGGCAGGGAATTTAATCTTTCCACCCCACTTAGGCCAACAAGCTGGTGAAGCAATGTGGCCCAGTATTGGTGGTTTTTTAGTGACGGGGGTAGGCCTTCCCTTATTAGCCATCATCACTATCTCGCAAGTTGAAGGGGACTTAGATGTATTGGCAAATAGGGTTCATCGTATTTTTGCCCTTATTTTTCCAGTTGTTATTTATTTAACGATCGGTCCGTTTTTTGGTATTCCGAGAACCGGAACTGTTGCTTATGAAGTAGGTGTCGTCCCATTTCTGTCGTCAGCTAACGCGCTCACGTTATTTTTGTCGACACTCGTGTTTTTCGGGGTAACCTTTTGGCTTGCTCTTAATCCGGCAAAACTCGTGGATCGGGTCGGGAAAGTATTGACACCGATTTTATTCACGGCCATTGTAATTCTTGCTATTAGAGGGTTTACTTCACCATTAGGAGACGTAGGCCGTGCAACTGGTCCTTACATAGATGGGGCGTATTTCACAGGGTTCATCGAAGGGTTTTTAACGATGGATGCCATGGGGGCTCTCGTGTTTGGGATTGTGATCATTAGCCGTATTCAAGAAAAAGGGGTTATCAATGTTCCAGATGTGAGATCATATACCATTAAAGCAGGAATCATTGCAGGAATCGCGTTGTCGTTTGTCTATGTGACGTTAGCTTATATCGGCGCTACCAGTGTTGACGTTATTGGCCATATGGAAAATGGTGGGGCTGTTTTAATCGCAGTAACCGCTCGCTTATTTGGACCTTTTGGGACCGTTTTGTTAGCCATTATCATAACAGGCGCATGCCTAACCACGTCAGTTGGTTTAGTCTCTGCATGTGGTGAATTTTTGAGTAGCCGTTTGAAAAATGTCTCTTATCCTGTGATTATAGCTGTTATCAGTTTATTTAGTTTGACGATGGCCAATTTAGGTTTGACTCAACTTATTTCATTTTCTTTACCAATATTGATTGCGATGTATCCTGTTACAATCGTCTTGATTGCCCTATCCCTCATTCATACCGTGCTACCGCTTTCCCGTCCTGTTTATTGTGGGGCAATTATCGGTGCCTTGTTGATAGGGATTTATGACGGACTAGCTACAGCTGGATTAAAAATGGGGGAAATTGCTGACATAGTTGGCTACCTTCCTCTCCATGCCGAAGGAGTAGGATGGATTGTGCCAAGTATCATTGGTGGACTTCTCGGCTATTTGTACAACGTTTTAAAACAGTAA
- a CDS encoding AraC family transcriptional regulator, producing MAIKFCGYSLHTQRFDMKFKPRIPGYLLRLQTEGKCKVILNQKELVVEKGTLLLIHPEDTFELSVESGGNSGDYHVFCEGSWIDSWWCRSGKPSYSQIGLDENILGIWRYMILEDRRSISEKNEEILHYLLRLLCVSLERSANETKLHSHRPYAVTRMMRYIEENASSNLKVEDVAQHAGLSVSRSAHLFKSSLGKTIIAYSHEIQLSVAMDLLKHTTYTLDHIAEECGFGSYSYFYRLFKRQYGVSPGKYRLSTKHKAFHAI from the coding sequence GTGGCCATTAAATTTTGCGGTTATTCTCTGCATACTCAACGCTTTGATATGAAATTTAAACCGCGTATACCAGGTTATTTGTTGCGTCTGCAAACAGAAGGTAAATGCAAGGTTATATTGAATCAAAAAGAGCTTGTAGTAGAAAAAGGGACTCTCCTATTGATACATCCTGAAGATACCTTTGAATTAAGTGTGGAGAGCGGAGGAAATAGCGGAGATTATCATGTGTTTTGTGAAGGTAGTTGGATTGACTCATGGTGGTGCCGGTCCGGTAAACCTTCTTATAGTCAAATCGGTCTTGATGAAAATATCCTCGGTATCTGGAGATATATGATTCTTGAAGATCGGCGTTCAATTTCTGAGAAAAATGAAGAAATTCTTCACTATTTACTGCGATTATTATGCGTATCCTTGGAACGGAGCGCTAATGAAACAAAACTACATTCTCATCGTCCCTATGCTGTTACAAGAATGATGAGATACATTGAAGAAAACGCCAGCTCGAATTTAAAGGTAGAAGATGTGGCACAGCATGCAGGTCTAAGTGTTTCGCGTTCAGCACATCTTTTCAAGAGTAGCTTAGGAAAGACGATCATAGCCTATTCCCATGAAATCCAATTGTCAGTAGCGATGGACCTTTTAAAGCATACAACGTATACATTAGACCATATAGCAGAAGAGTGCGGATTTGGAAGCTACTCGTACTTCTATCGTCTTTTTAAAAGGCAGTATGGGGTATCCCCTGGAAAGTATCGCTTAAGTACGAAGCACAAGGCATTTCATGCTATTTAG
- the bglA gene encoding 6-phospho-beta-glucosidase BglA, with protein sequence MEKLPKDFLWGGALAAHQFEGGWDQAGKGPSVVDVMTAGAHGVPRKITDTIEQNEFYPNHEAIDFYSNYKEDIALFGEMGLKCLRTSIGWSRIFPKGDETEPNEAGLQFYDDVFDELIKHGIEPVITLSHFEMPLHLAREYGGFRNRKMVDFFVKFAEVCFERYKDKVTYWMTFNEINNKMDVNNPLFLWTNSGVMVEEGENAKEVMYQAGHHELLASALAVAKGKEINPNFKIGAMVSHVPIYPYSSNPDDVMLAEEMMRQRYFFPDVHVRGYYPNYALKEFEREGLNVVFEDGDDEILKNGTVDYLGFSYYMSTTVKSDVTNDNTGDIVNGGLPNSVDNPYIKASDWGWAIDPIGLRYVLNRLYDRYQLPLFIVENGFGAVDTVEEDGSIHDPERIAYLRSHIQALEKAVTYDGVDLIGYTPWGIIDIVSFTTGEMKKRYGMIYVDRDNEGHGSMKRMKKDSFNWYKTVIETNGSKL encoded by the coding sequence ATGGAAAAGCTTCCGAAAGATTTTTTATGGGGCGGTGCATTAGCTGCCCACCAATTTGAAGGTGGTTGGGATCAAGCCGGAAAAGGACCGAGCGTCGTCGATGTTATGACAGCCGGAGCCCATGGTGTACCAAGAAAAATCACTGACACAATTGAACAAAATGAATTCTACCCTAACCACGAAGCCATTGACTTCTATTCTAACTATAAAGAGGATATCGCTTTATTTGGCGAAATGGGGTTGAAATGCTTAAGAACGTCTATCGGCTGGAGCCGAATTTTTCCTAAAGGTGACGAAACAGAACCAAATGAAGCAGGCTTACAATTTTATGATGACGTGTTTGATGAATTAATTAAACATGGTATTGAGCCTGTTATTACCTTGTCTCACTTTGAAATGCCGCTGCATTTAGCTCGTGAATATGGCGGATTTCGCAACCGTAAAATGGTTGATTTCTTCGTGAAATTTGCTGAAGTGTGCTTTGAGCGTTATAAAGATAAAGTCACGTACTGGATGACTTTTAATGAAATTAACAACAAGATGGACGTAAATAACCCACTATTTTTATGGACAAATTCGGGTGTGATGGTAGAAGAGGGTGAAAATGCTAAAGAGGTGATGTATCAAGCCGGGCACCATGAATTACTGGCAAGTGCCCTAGCTGTCGCAAAAGGAAAAGAGATTAATCCTAACTTTAAAATCGGGGCAATGGTATCACACGTCCCTATTTACCCTTATTCATCCAATCCAGATGATGTGATGCTAGCTGAGGAAATGATGAGACAGCGCTACTTCTTCCCAGATGTTCACGTGCGGGGCTACTATCCAAATTACGCCTTAAAGGAATTTGAACGGGAAGGCTTAAATGTCGTGTTTGAGGATGGAGACGATGAGATTCTTAAAAATGGCACCGTTGATTATTTAGGGTTCAGTTATTACATGTCTACAACTGTTAAGAGTGATGTCACGAATGACAATACGGGCGATATCGTAAATGGCGGTCTGCCAAATAGCGTGGACAACCCGTATATTAAAGCCAGTGATTGGGGCTGGGCAATCGATCCAATCGGTTTAAGATATGTGTTAAATCGGTTGTATGATCGCTATCAACTTCCTTTGTTTATCGTTGAAAACGGCTTTGGCGCAGTTGATACCGTCGAAGAAGACGGATCAATCCATGACCCAGAACGGATTGCTTATTTGCGCTCCCATATTCAAGCTTTAGAAAAAGCTGTCACGTATGATGGCGTGGACCTTATCGGCTACACACCTTGGGGCATTATCGATATCGTCTCCTTTACAACAGGCGAAATGA
- the wrbA gene encoding NAD(P)H:quinone oxidoreductase, protein MAKVNLAIIYYSSTGTNYQLAQWAEEGGRAAGAEVKVLKVPELAPEEAIASNPAWQAHIEATKAVPEVTLNDLEWADAIVFSIPTRFGNVPGQMKQFLDTTGGLWFNGKLANKAISAMASASNAHGGQEATILSLYTTVHHWGAIIASPGYTDPVQFSSGGNPYGVSVTVDQEGNMQENVEEAVKYQAKRTVQIAEWIKKGSAQ, encoded by the coding sequence ATGGCAAAGGTTAATTTAGCTATAATTTATTACAGTTCAACAGGAACAAATTATCAATTGGCACAATGGGCAGAAGAAGGAGGGCGCGCTGCTGGTGCAGAGGTCAAAGTGTTAAAGGTACCGGAATTAGCGCCCGAAGAAGCAATTGCGTCAAATCCAGCGTGGCAGGCACATATTGAAGCGACGAAAGCTGTTCCTGAGGTCACACTAAATGACTTGGAATGGGCAGATGCCATTGTGTTCAGTATCCCAACACGCTTTGGCAACGTGCCAGGACAAATGAAACAATTTTTAGATACGACTGGTGGGCTCTGGTTTAATGGTAAATTAGCGAATAAAGCAATTAGTGCCATGGCTTCTGCAAGTAATGCTCATGGCGGACAGGAAGCAACGATTTTATCGCTTTATACAACAGTACATCATTGGGGTGCCATTATTGCATCTCCCGGTTATACGGACCCAGTTCAATTCTCTTCTGGCGGCAATCCATATGGTGTGAGTGTGACGGTGGATCAGGAGGGGAACATGCAAGAAAATGTAGAAGAAGCGGTGAAATATCAAGCGAAACGAACGGTGCAAATAGCAGAATGGATCAAAAAAGGAAGTGCTCAATGA
- a CDS encoding ThuA domain-containing protein, which translates to MAKKALIVWGGWDGHEPEQVAHIFKDILMEENIHVEMSDTLEAYADAEKLKSFDLIVPHWTMGQIKDHYVHHISDAVQLGVGIAGCHGGMCDSFRDNVLWQFITGGNWVAHPGDDGVEYTVHVKHSSSPLLNGIDDFNVCSEQYYMHVDPAVEVLATTRFPVSEGPHVYNKTVDMPVVWTKRWGQGRVFYCSLGHKADIIRKPEVTTIMRRGLLWAAEGRVDTSRS; encoded by the coding sequence ATGGCGAAAAAAGCACTTATCGTTTGGGGTGGCTGGGATGGGCACGAACCCGAGCAGGTCGCCCATATTTTTAAGGACATACTCATGGAAGAAAATATTCACGTCGAGATGTCAGACACACTTGAAGCCTATGCTGATGCGGAAAAACTAAAGTCCTTCGATTTAATCGTCCCCCATTGGACCATGGGACAGATAAAGGATCACTATGTTCATCATATTTCTGATGCTGTTCAACTTGGTGTCGGCATAGCAGGGTGTCACGGTGGCATGTGTGATTCTTTTCGTGACAATGTCCTTTGGCAATTCATCACAGGTGGGAACTGGGTAGCTCATCCCGGCGATGACGGTGTTGAATACACCGTTCACGTTAAACATTCTTCCAGCCCTCTTCTTAATGGGATCGACGATTTTAACGTATGCAGTGAACAATATTATATGCACGTGGACCCTGCAGTAGAAGTTCTCGCTACCACCCGTTTCCCTGTCAGCGAAGGCCCTCACGTTTACAACAAGACGGTTGATATGCCTGTTGTCTGGACAAAACGCTGGGGACAAGGAAGGGTCTTTTATTGTTCATTAGGCCATAAAGCAGACATTATCAGAAAGCCTGAAGTCACAACGATAATGCGTCGTGGGCTGTTGTGGGCCGCTGAAGGAAGAGTTGACACTAGCCGTTCGTAG
- a CDS encoding alpha/beta fold hydrolase: protein MAYCKVRQAEIYYEDLGTGTPIIMIHGFSPDHRLMSGCMEPVFEKRGGWRRIYIDLPGMGLTKNYNGISNSDEMLNAVIDFIQAIIPDEKYLIVGESYGGYLARGIIHKQKEGILGAAFICPVIKPYAQDRTVEKHKIVQTDVEFIGKLTKKELEDFRNNNVVLDESTWLRYREEILSGVNIGDGPFLERVQKNYSFSFKIDQSDFSKPSIFLLGKQDSTVGYKDALELQSKYPRGTFGILDKAGHNLQIEQPQLFNTLINEWLDRVEETLNNK from the coding sequence ATGGCTTATTGTAAAGTTCGCCAAGCAGAAATATATTACGAAGATTTAGGGACAGGAACACCTATTATAATGATACACGGGTTTTCACCAGACCATCGTTTAATGAGTGGTTGTATGGAACCTGTATTCGAGAAGAGGGGGGGATGGAGGCGAATCTATATTGACCTTCCAGGAATGGGATTAACAAAAAATTATAACGGGATTAGTAATTCTGACGAAATGTTGAATGCTGTAATAGACTTTATTCAGGCTATAATTCCCGACGAAAAATATCTAATAGTAGGTGAATCTTATGGGGGTTATTTAGCTAGGGGTATTATTCATAAACAAAAAGAAGGAATACTTGGTGCGGCATTCATTTGCCCAGTTATTAAACCCTATGCTCAAGATAGAACCGTTGAGAAGCACAAAATAGTACAAACAGATGTAGAATTTATTGGAAAACTAACAAAGAAGGAGTTAGAGGACTTTAGAAACAATAATGTTGTCCTTGATGAGTCCACTTGGTTAAGGTATCGAGAAGAAATTTTGAGTGGAGTTAATATTGGAGATGGACCCTTTCTAGAAAGAGTCCAAAAAAATTATAGTTTCTCCTTTAAGATTGACCAATCTGATTTTAGTAAACCTAGTATATTTCTTTTGGGAAAACAAGACTCTACTGTTGGATATAAGGATGCACTTGAATTACAAAGTAAATATCCCCGGGGAACTTTTGGAATATTAGATAAAGCGGGTCATAACTTACAAATTGAACAACCGCAACTTTTTAACACACTGATAAATGAATGGTTAGATAGAGTTGAAGAGACTCTTAATAATAAGTGA
- a CDS encoding Gfo/Idh/MocA family protein has product MTMIKAGLVGCGNISSIYLENCHKLDHLTIVACADLNHKKAQAQAANYHIPNVCKTDELLQNHDIELIINLTTPDAHGPVCIRALEAGKHVYTEKPLAVTLEEGQHMLKLAKEKGLLVGCAPDTFLGAGIQTALQAIEQGEIGKPVGASAFMIGRGHEHWHPDPAFYYDVGGGPMFDMGPYYLTALTALLGPMTRLSGSARVSYPERTILSEPKYGEKIQVSTPTHIAGIIDFDNGAVASITTSFDAFGGSSLPHIEIYGDEGTLLVPDPNTFGGPVKLRKRDKKEFVSLPLSEHNTENSRGIGIADMVHSILNDTPHRANGELGYHVLEAMHGFHTASSSETYYKMQSTCQRPEPLPAGFHILQN; this is encoded by the coding sequence ATGACCATGATAAAAGCAGGTCTTGTCGGTTGTGGAAATATCAGTTCAATTTACTTGGAAAATTGTCATAAATTAGATCACCTTACTATTGTCGCATGTGCAGATTTAAACCATAAAAAAGCTCAAGCTCAAGCTGCAAACTATCATATCCCCAATGTTTGCAAAACAGATGAATTACTGCAAAATCATGACATTGAGCTAATCATTAACTTAACGACACCTGATGCACATGGGCCAGTTTGTATTCGTGCATTGGAAGCAGGAAAGCACGTTTATACTGAAAAACCGTTAGCCGTGACTCTGGAAGAAGGGCAACATATGCTAAAACTCGCAAAAGAAAAAGGACTACTAGTGGGCTGTGCACCCGATACCTTCTTAGGAGCTGGTATTCAAACAGCCCTCCAAGCGATTGAACAGGGGGAAATAGGTAAACCAGTAGGCGCTTCAGCCTTCATGATCGGCCGTGGTCATGAACATTGGCATCCTGACCCTGCGTTTTATTATGATGTTGGCGGCGGCCCAATGTTCGATATGGGGCCTTATTATTTAACAGCTTTAACGGCCTTACTTGGCCCAATGACTCGACTATCAGGGTCTGCTCGTGTGAGTTACCCCGAACGGACGATTTTAAGTGAACCTAAATATGGGGAAAAAATACAAGTTTCAACGCCTACCCATATCGCAGGAATCATTGATTTTGACAATGGCGCTGTAGCATCTATCACCACAAGCTTCGATGCCTTCGGTGGCTCATCTCTCCCACATATTGAGATATATGGTGATGAAGGCACTCTTCTCGTACCTGATCCTAACACATTTGGTGGCCCTGTGAAGTTACGTAAACGAGACAAAAAGGAGTTTGTCAGCCTTCCATTATCGGAGCACAATACTGAAAACAGCCGTGGGATTGGAATTGCTGATATGGTTCATTCTATTCTTAATGACACACCGCATCGCGCCAATGGGGAGTTAGGTTACCACGTTTTAGAAGCAATGCATGGCTTTCACACAGCCTCTTCCTCAGAAACGTATTATAAAATGCAGAGCACTTGCCAAAGGCCTGAACCGTTGCCGGCAGGTTTTCATATCCTCCAAAACTAA
- a CDS encoding ABC transporter ATP-binding protein, with product MINVQAVSKTIKEKDVLQDINIDFEEGKGYLVRGHNGSGKTMLLRLLCGLIKPSKGDVSNDKPYTFGVMIENPDFLEGQTALYNLKYLAAINKRITEEEILKALKKVELYDQRHEQVKKYSLGMKQRLGLCQAIMEKPDILLLDEPFNALDDDSYKRALSLLSALKEDGKMLVVAAHDQELVTHPLFDEVIVLENGCIKERIKREDGDVSLDSSSDVAKD from the coding sequence ATGATAAACGTGCAAGCAGTTTCAAAAACGATTAAGGAAAAGGATGTCTTACAAGACATAAATATAGATTTTGAAGAAGGGAAGGGTTATTTAGTAAGAGGGCATAACGGTAGTGGAAAAACGATGTTGTTAAGGTTGCTTTGCGGTTTAATAAAGCCTTCAAAAGGTGATGTGTCCAACGATAAACCTTATACATTCGGTGTGATGATAGAAAATCCAGATTTTTTAGAAGGCCAAACAGCGCTTTATAATTTGAAGTACTTAGCAGCAATAAATAAGAGAATAACGGAAGAGGAGATCCTCAAGGCGTTAAAAAAAGTAGAGTTGTATGATCAGCGTCATGAACAAGTAAAAAAGTATTCATTAGGAATGAAGCAACGGTTAGGTTTATGCCAAGCCATTATGGAAAAACCAGATATTTTATTACTTGATGAGCCATTTAACGCATTAGATGATGACAGTTATAAGCGTGCATTATCCTTGCTTAGTGCTTTAAAAGAAGATGGAAAGATGTTAGTTGTCGCAGCACATGATCAAGAGCTTGTTACTCATCCGTTGTTTGATGAGGTTATTGTATTGGAAAATGGATGTATAAAAGAGAGAATAAAACGAGAAGACGGGGATGTGTCTCTAGATTCGTCATCGGACGTGGCTAAAGATTGA
- a CDS encoding beta-glucoside-specific PTS transporter subunit IIABC, protein MAEKVRDYPKLAKDILEAVGGEENVIGVSRCATRLRLVLKRSQSKAKEKVSAMPGVITVVENSGQFQVVIGQHVGEVYEAFTNLVNLDLSDSQSENKGTVLNRVIATMSAVFAPFVYILAAAGILQGSLILLNLLFDDFGATGTYEVLSFISWAPFTFLPIFIAITASKHFKTNTYIAVACCAALVSPTWAEIAAQIADGHTITFLGIALSETVYTSSVLPPLFLVWILSYLEKFLNKNMNEIVRPLFVPFLCMLLMVPLTILLIGPVTTMGANGIANGYNFLADYAPALAGAIIGAFWQVLVIFGVHWGITPMVLANFELYGQDSFQAYQTIAVIAQVGAVLGVIIKAKSQETRKVGVSAGVTGLFGITEPAIYGITLRFKKPFIFGCISGAIGAIVASFFKPYYFAYAGLPGPLTIVNAIDADYPTSIWGILIGVAIAIILPVVLIQIFGYGEDTAKQAGNNSLVNEQGQSGKGLSTDTTTNEEAVTSPLNGTVIPLSDVRDEVFSSGAMGEGLAIEPSDNTLYAPFDGTVVMLAPTKHAVGLRSDSGVELLVHIGLDTVTLDGSPFTLKIKEGDEVKKGDVILTFDKKAIHQQGLETITPIIITNKDAYEEILIEELKDATLKDTLFTVIK, encoded by the coding sequence ATGGCGGAAAAAGTGAGAGATTATCCTAAGCTTGCCAAGGATATATTAGAGGCTGTGGGAGGAGAAGAAAATGTCATAGGCGTCAGCCGGTGTGCTACAAGACTTCGATTAGTACTTAAACGCTCGCAATCTAAAGCGAAAGAAAAAGTGAGTGCTATGCCTGGGGTCATTACAGTAGTGGAAAACAGTGGCCAATTCCAAGTTGTGATTGGTCAACATGTTGGTGAGGTCTATGAGGCCTTTACGAATTTAGTTAATCTGGACTTATCAGATAGTCAAAGTGAAAACAAAGGAACCGTTTTAAATCGAGTTATTGCTACGATGTCAGCCGTTTTTGCACCTTTTGTTTATATTTTAGCTGCCGCTGGTATTTTACAAGGTTCACTTATTTTACTTAATCTACTGTTTGATGACTTTGGGGCAACGGGCACTTACGAGGTTTTAAGCTTTATTTCATGGGCGCCATTTACTTTTTTGCCGATCTTCATTGCCATTACCGCTTCAAAGCATTTTAAAACCAATACGTATATTGCTGTGGCATGTTGTGCTGCATTAGTGAGTCCTACATGGGCAGAAATAGCCGCGCAAATTGCAGATGGTCACACAATAACGTTTCTAGGTATTGCTTTGTCGGAAACTGTTTATACATCGTCCGTATTACCTCCGCTTTTTTTAGTATGGATCTTGTCTTACCTTGAGAAATTTTTAAACAAAAATATGAATGAGATAGTACGGCCATTATTTGTACCATTTTTATGCATGCTCCTCATGGTTCCTTTAACAATTTTATTAATTGGCCCTGTGACGACAATGGGAGCTAACGGTATTGCTAACGGTTATAATTTTTTAGCAGATTATGCACCAGCTCTAGCAGGCGCTATTATTGGGGCTTTCTGGCAAGTGCTCGTTATTTTTGGGGTTCACTGGGGCATTACACCGATGGTTCTAGCTAACTTTGAGTTATATGGGCAAGATTCCTTCCAAGCGTATCAAACCATCGCCGTCATCGCTCAAGTAGGGGCTGTCCTCGGTGTTATCATTAAAGCAAAAAGTCAAGAAACTCGAAAAGTTGGTGTTTCAGCAGGGGTAACAGGACTGTTTGGTATTACTGAGCCAGCTATTTACGGGATCACCTTGAGATTTAAAAAGCCATTTATTTTTGGCTGTATTTCCGGTGCTATCGGGGCGATCGTCGCTAGTTTCTTCAAACCTTATTATTTCGCATACGCTGGACTCCCAGGACCATTAACAATCGTGAATGCGATAGACGCAGACTATCCTACGTCCATTTGGGGCATTTTAATTGGGGTTGCCATCGCCATTATTCTCCCTGTCGTTTTAATCCAAATTTTTGGATACGGAGAAGATACGGCCAAGCAAGCTGGGAATAACAGCTTAGTGAATGAGCAAGGACAAAGTGGCAAAGGGTTATCTACTGATACAACAACTAATGAGGAAGCGGTCACTTCCCCACTGAACGGCACTGTCATCCCTCTGTCAGATGTTCGAGACGAGGTGTTTAGTTCAGGTGCCATGGGAGAAGGCTTAGCCATAGAGCCATCTGACAACACATTATATGCCCCATTTGACGGAACCGTTGTGATGCTCGCTCCGACTAAACACGCCGTTGGCTTACGATCCGATTCCGGGGTAGAATTACTCGTGCATATCGGATTGGATACTGTGACATTAGACGGAAGCCCATTTACGCTAAAGATCAAAGAAGGTGATGAGGTTAAAAAAGGCGATGTCATTCTCACCTTTGATAAAAAAGCCATTCATCAGCAAGGTTTAGAGACGATAACGCCGATCATTATTACGAATAAGGATGCTTATGAAGAGATTCTTATTGAAGAGCTTAAAGACGCTACGTTAAAAGACACATTATTTACTGTGATTAAATAG
- a CDS encoding GntR family transcriptional regulator, which translates to MLKYQQIATEIEKYIEDHALQQGDKLPVLEKLMAQFDVSKSTITKSLDLLEKKGVVFQVRGSGIFVRRHKRKGYISLLSNQGFKKDLEEFTITTEVIELNVIKPSEEVALNLNIKADDDVYSVKRVRYINGQTLCLEESFYNKAIITYLNKEIVSESIFHYIREGLGLKVGFSDLYLHVDMLTEEEAGYLGLKQGMPKLYVETVFHLTNGQPFDFSKITYNYEQSQFVIQADSHFL; encoded by the coding sequence ATGTTAAAGTATCAGCAAATCGCCACAGAAATCGAAAAGTATATAGAGGACCATGCCCTTCAACAAGGTGACAAGCTGCCAGTTTTAGAGAAACTGATGGCTCAATTTGACGTGAGTAAGAGCACGATTACGAAATCATTGGACCTTTTAGAGAAAAAAGGGGTCGTCTTTCAAGTAAGGGGAAGCGGTATTTTTGTACGGAGGCATAAGAGAAAAGGCTACATAAGTTTACTGTCTAACCAAGGATTTAAGAAGGATCTTGAGGAGTTCACGATTACGACAGAAGTAATTGAATTAAACGTTATAAAGCCTAGCGAGGAAGTGGCACTTAATTTGAATATAAAGGCGGACGATGACGTCTATTCGGTCAAAAGAGTCCGTTATATTAACGGGCAGACACTTTGTTTAGAGGAGTCGTTTTATAATAAAGCGATTATTACGTATTTGAATAAGGAAATTGTATCTGAATCCATCTTTCATTATATAAGGGAAGGATTGGGGCTGAAGGTCGGCTTTTCCGATTTATACCTTCATGTGGACATGTTAACTGAAGAGGAAGCGGGCTACCTCGGATTGAAACAGGGTATGCCTAAATTGTATGTTGAAACGGTCTTTCATTTAACGAATGGTCAGCCATTTGATTTCTCAAAAATCACATACAACTATGAACAATCACAATTCGTCATTCAAGCGGACAGTCACTTTTTGTAG